A region of Paractinoplanes abujensis DNA encodes the following proteins:
- a CDS encoding DUF3631 domain-containing protein yields the protein MPDADPLLSAALALAGEGLPVFLLGRTKRPVANCRDCSTDDPDHDRVGCGHLTCHGFYAATTDPHRIRAMHAIVRGGLLALRTGAASGLAVIDIDPRNGGALVPELMAPTRCVATGSGGWHLYYRDPGGPLVKNLDHRGHPGIDVKADGGYVVAPPSIHPGTRRPYRLLGDRPVIEMSPPLIAACRPPEAPPAVSPPATLTPATSGGLISDLAALLAAHLRAVDRAPTGRRRVTLYGAARGCPHGRRRRHQRGRRMGRALRRRPARRTVPLQHHHRGHRRIPRPGGTDRRGSRMTEPDPTTDGAAILDRLHQVITKYLIMPNPETLDATVLWIAATHAQDAWTHAPRLVIKAPEKRCGKSRLLDVVDGTCYRPLMTVNASTAAIFRSITETDPPTILLDEADTIFGGKQAEANEDLRGLLIAGHQRGRPTIRWNHQTRELEKIPTFCMAALAGIGSMPDTIEDRAVIVKMRRRTAAEKVAPFRSKRDGPVLRRLASDLASWLRPNLTELENAEPEMPLEDRAADTWEPLIAVADLAGANWPDRARRAAQALNATREGDAKYSDRLRVLIDCRTVFAGFEGMPSTVLLERLKALPEGPWAEYNGVGLTAMKLGVLLKEYEIASENITFEPPTGRVKGFHRTAFEDAWRRYCPPEEKPAPEPYKPYPDPQNSSSDNVRLFQHRTA from the coding sequence GTGCCCGACGCCGATCCGCTGCTGTCCGCGGCGCTCGCCCTCGCCGGCGAGGGCCTGCCCGTCTTCCTGCTCGGCCGTACCAAACGTCCCGTGGCCAACTGCCGTGACTGCTCTACCGACGACCCCGACCACGACCGGGTTGGGTGCGGGCACCTGACCTGCCACGGCTTTTACGCCGCCACCACCGACCCTCACCGGATCCGCGCCATGCACGCGATCGTCCGAGGCGGACTGTTGGCCCTCCGTACGGGCGCCGCCTCCGGGCTGGCGGTGATCGACATCGACCCGCGCAACGGCGGCGCACTGGTGCCCGAGTTAATGGCGCCGACTCGATGCGTGGCCACCGGCTCGGGTGGCTGGCACCTGTACTACCGCGACCCCGGCGGGCCGCTTGTCAAGAACCTCGATCACCGCGGACATCCCGGTATCGACGTCAAGGCTGACGGCGGGTACGTCGTAGCCCCGCCCTCGATCCACCCGGGCACCCGGCGCCCGTACCGGCTGCTCGGGGACCGGCCGGTGATTGAGATGAGCCCGCCGCTGATCGCCGCGTGCCGGCCGCCGGAGGCGCCGCCGGCTGTGAGCCCCCCGGCCACCCTGACCCCGGCCACCAGCGGCGGGCTCATCTCAGACCTCGCCGCCCTGCTCGCCGCACACCTACGCGCCGTCGACCGCGCCCCGACCGGTCGGCGCCGGGTCACCCTCTACGGCGCCGCGCGGGGTTGCCCGCATGGTCGCCGCCGGCGTCATCAGCGAGGCCGACGCATGGGCCGCGCTCTACGCCGCCGGCCAGCGCGCCGAACAGTCCCACTACAACATCACCACCGCGGTCACCGGCGGATTCCGCGCCCAGGCGGTACCGATCGAAGGGGTAGCCGCATGACCGAACCCGACCCGACCACCGACGGAGCGGCCATCCTCGACCGCCTCCACCAGGTCATCACCAAATACCTGATCATGCCGAACCCGGAAACACTCGACGCCACCGTGCTGTGGATCGCCGCCACCCACGCACAAGACGCGTGGACCCACGCACCCCGCCTTGTGATCAAGGCCCCGGAGAAGCGGTGCGGCAAGTCCCGGCTGCTCGACGTCGTCGATGGCACCTGCTACCGGCCCCTGATGACGGTCAACGCCTCCACCGCGGCGATCTTCCGCTCGATCACCGAGACCGACCCGCCCACGATCCTGCTCGACGAAGCCGACACGATCTTCGGCGGCAAACAGGCCGAGGCCAACGAGGACCTTCGCGGCCTGCTCATCGCCGGCCACCAGCGCGGCCGGCCGACGATCCGGTGGAACCACCAGACCCGCGAGCTGGAAAAGATCCCCACCTTCTGCATGGCCGCCCTGGCCGGGATCGGGTCGATGCCCGACACGATCGAGGACCGGGCCGTGATCGTGAAGATGCGCCGCCGCACCGCCGCGGAGAAGGTCGCCCCGTTCCGGTCCAAGCGCGACGGCCCGGTCCTGCGGCGCCTCGCCTCCGATCTGGCCTCATGGCTGCGGCCGAACCTGACCGAGCTGGAGAACGCCGAACCCGAGATGCCGCTGGAGGACCGGGCCGCCGACACGTGGGAGCCGCTGATCGCGGTCGCCGACCTCGCCGGCGCCAACTGGCCCGACCGCGCCCGCCGCGCCGCGCAAGCGCTCAACGCCACCCGCGAGGGCGACGCCAAATACTCCGACCGCCTCCGGGTCCTGATCGACTGCCGCACCGTGTTCGCCGGCTTCGAGGGCATGCCGAGCACGGTGCTGCTGGAGCGGCTCAAGGCGTTACCCGAGGGGCCGTGGGCCGAGTACAACGGCGTCGGCCTGACCGCGATGAAGCTCGGCGTGCTGCTCAAGGAGTATGAGATCGCCTCGGAGAACATCACGTTCGAGCCGCCCACCGGCCGGGTCAAAGGCTTCCACCGAACCGCGTTCGAGGACGCCTGGCGGCGCTACTGCCCGCCCGAGGAGAAACCCGCTCCCGAGCCCTACAAGCCGTACCCGGACCCCCAAAACTCCAGCTCAGACAACGTACGGCTTTTCCAGCACCGTACGGCTTAA